The Nymphaea colorata isolate Beijing-Zhang1983 chromosome 7, ASM883128v2, whole genome shotgun sequence DNA window GTAATTTACATCAGGAAAATAACACCTTAAGATCTTAAAGTTCTACTTTCAAGCTATCAACAAATTGGAGGTTTAATGTAATTGCATGCTATACCCACATTAGGGTATTCCTCATGGACTTGGAATAATTTCTGCAAAGAGAATCCTTTGAGGGATATTGGTACATCAACCAGTAGCAACTCAAAGATGTCATAACTAGTTTAAATGAGCACACTATTTAATGCTAACAACACAAAATTCTTATATCAAAATCAGATAAGAACCAGACATAAATGTCAATATCAAATAAAGAcggtggtggagccagaaaaaaattttgaaggggCACTGATTCACAGGTTTTCATACCTGAaggggcacttacatgtataacaaagtaaatattaaataatattaatgtaaaaatgaaagaaatttgagaagctggcatgggcaactgcccCCACCAGCCTATACGTGACTCCACCACTGAATAAAGACTATGGATTGAATTGGTTTTTTTGTTAAGTCTTATAGGAATCCAATTTTATAAGAATCCAATTTTCTGTATACTTTTTGACATGATAACACAAGTAATATTTCTCACGTGTATGCACCATAAATACAGTCATGATCTGTGTTATTAAAAATATGCCTAAGCTGGCATTTACGCTTTCTCCAATTACAACAATGATGAATGATCAAATAAAACAGCTAATTTATAAAGCAAATTACTCTTAACATATGtcaaaaattaataataaagtaaaaagaagaaaactattAAACTTCACCAACTTGAGGCTTTTTCAGCATCCTTCCTTCAACCACATCGAACCCAAACCCTGTTTGGAAATCCATTATAATAAAGTTAATGGACATATAAAGGCCAGCCTGCTGAACCATTCagatagaaatttttttttaccataatCCAATAATGACTCAGGATACAAACAGAATCATAAACTAGGAATTCCACGTGCAGTTCCAAAGATTTGAACAAGCAGCTTTATGTTTGTCTATATCCTAATCACATGCAATAATAGATATGGTATTAAGGggaaacaaaaattcaaaagaaacaaatctcaTTTCAACTGATTTAGCAAATGAAAGGCAGTCCATACTccctctgagagagagagaattggtaATGCTTAGTGCAAAGACGCCTCAATACATAACTTTTGGTTACGGCCTGGACTCAGAGACTCATCAAGAATTTGTTACATTATGGCATTATGCTCTGAGTATAACAGATGTTCTTTTTGAACCTTCCACTTCTAGCAGAGTTAACACTTATCAGATATAAACACATTGCTCAAGCCACATACTTTCTCCAGTCGAATTTTTATGAGTCATACACTTGGGGACACATGGCATTTTTAATTGCATATAAGGGTCATCATTTCAACTAGTCCCCGTGTTCCTCAAATGGATCGAACCTTATCTCAACCACATGGGGGCAGCTTTCCAGATTCATACTTTTCAATTTTTCCCGTCTAAAGGTACAAATTGGTCATGTCATAGCCTTTCACATGATCTGTTAATACTTTTCTCCAAGTCTTCAATCATTTCCTGTTCGGCTGTTCCACAAAATCCTTCAGAAGTCCAGGTCAGACACAAGCATCTTTACAACATGAACTCTTTCTACTTATCACGATAAGTTCTTCAATATTCAATACCATACACGAGGACTGGCCTACAAGCAATTGTACAAAAAGTCCCAATTGCAGAAGCGCTTTTCTATAATGTGTCAGGCTGTCAGCAGCTTGTCTCAAATTTGCCCATCTACCACTTCTTTTTCCAACATTATCTTTTCATCATATGCATCAAACATTGAAAATTCTAACAATGTTGAATTACAAATCCCTGTTATTGTGATGCTATTATGACAGTTTCGTTATTAAAACtgcatttttaatatgtttctATACTAAAACTGCATCTAAtgtatttaaatttttgttcTACTAACCCTAAATCATTTATCCATAATATGCTCCTCCAAAGTTCTAGTGTTCCCAATGCATCCATTCTGTCTTCACCATACagtattatattttcttcaggGGACATACACCATATGACCCCATCTCAGACAGAAGAGAACACATCATCTTAATGAAAAATGATATGAGACTAAGTCACTAAGGTGATAATTAATTGACAAAGATGTATAGTTTGCTTCTTCTAAGTATTCTTTGTTAAATGTGTTGCCCCTTTAAGGTACTTTGCTAAATCCTTTAGATTTTAGTTATGGGCTCTAACCCTGACGCATCTCATAACTGCTGCTCCTACAAACCATTGGATGGGCCAGGTTGTGGAAGCCTTTCTGCCAGCAATTGGTGCCAGCATTCACGTTACATTTAGACTGTGTTTTAGTGTACTCAGCAACCCACATGCACATCTAGATCAAACAGATGTCATCATATGCATAAGCTCCTCATAAGGTTCACAGTTCATCAAGCATCAACAAAAGATccttatatttgagaaaaatttCAACAGCTTATAGTTTCTGAAATAGAAGAATATACCATCTTGACCAACAGAGACACCATTGTGTATAATGCAATGGTCACCAATAGAGCAATTACAGAGGGATGCATTGTACCTGGAGAACATTCAGCACATTATGTCATCGTCAAGCTAAAAAGTGTATTAGAGACATGGTACATGCATCACATATTTCACATGATCATGTTGTCATTCCTTTCAAAGCTACCTTCAGTATAATATTGTCTCctttaaccaaaaaaatcaaactgcAGCAGAAACTTTAGCTAGTTTTTCAATTCATAAACTGCAAAGAACTTGGTCTTGCTATAGAGAGCTCCACTACTGAGGGGTTTCACTGATGAGTGATGAGAGCAAATAGTGAGGATTcaatacaaaagaagaaaatctcaCAAGATATGGAATCCATAATGGTGCTAAACAAGCACACCAACTGGCCTCCTACGCACAAAAGTGGAGTTTAACACCACATGACTGGCACATTTAGATTACCATGAGGGACTACTAGCATAGATGGTTGGTTATTCATTAGGTTGAACAGTAGTTTGTGACAGAGACAACACAGTCAGTTTCCTGGGATGGAAGACATTAATGAACTGTCAATAGATTAAACATAATGTGTTGCTACAAgtcatttcaattttcaacttttgaaaCTCCTTCCTTTCCTTGGATGAAGGAAATAAGAGACCAGAGGATAAGAGCAACAGAGAGGCAGCCTAACGGAAATATGATGACTAAGATGATTCTGATCAAATCAGGGTCTATCCGCTCATATTGGATGATCTAGGGAGGCACCAAGTGCATGGTAACTTCATTATAAACATAGAATATTCTGGATATAAGCTTAATAAGGTAAAACAATCTAATCTAAATGGTAGCCAAAAGATGGCAGTGAATCACCTTTGTGCACCAGTCTAGAATCTTCTCAACAAAAATCTTTTTAATGTTAAGAACTGTTGAGGGAGCTAACAGGATCCATGACAAAAGTCAGAGATCAATTTGAGCTCTATCCTACTGAATGTGGCTGAGGTTAAGTTCAAGGCCATGGGAATTAAGACAAAAGGCAAGGGCATGACTGCCTGGTAAGATGATTTACGTTCCACAAGGCACTCCTGGAAGGTAGTTGTTGCAACGGCTGACAAATGAAGGGAATGCATCTTGGTTTTGTCAAGTCCTCCATACTTCTTAATTACCATTTTTGCAGAGCATTGTATGCCTTGGGCCATCACACTGAGTGGCCTGATATTGGAGTGTAAATTGTTTATACTGACTGAACTGGATCCAATTCTTTGTGCATTCATTGCATTTTTAAGAGGTTTTCATAATGTATTTGGATACATACAATTGGTAACAAGAGAATGTGACTTTGATATCATCAAGGAGGCACTAGGCATGATGATGGACCCATTCAGATACATTCTTAAAGTTATCAAATTACATTGTCATTCTTTTCTCACAATGGAAGTTGGGAGTTCTGAAGGATATCCTATTTTCCTTCTCCCAGTATGCACTACTTGATGAACAAGAGGATGTAGCTGAGAGGTTCTAGCACTTGAGGACCTGTGTAAGCGAGCCCTATAAATAGCCAGATCTTTAGCTCATGGCAGTCTCTAAGAAGCATGGGTGGAAAGTAACTGGTTGGACAGGAGAATAAAGCAGCCCTTAGCAACATAGGATAAAATAAAGGACTTGGCATGGCCAAAAGAGTTTAATTGACTAAAAAGCAATGCTGCTTTTAAACGGTGCAGATATAGGGCCAGTGATTTCAGTTGGTAATTCGATTGCAATGGCCAGGCAGGTTTCTTAATAAGAGACTCAAGATTCATTAGATGGAAAGTTGACAGACATCAAGGAGCTACAAGCCTTGAAGTATCCTTGAGAAAACAGTCAATTTCCCTACTTTTATTGGGAGATGAACCCATTTCAAGCCATTCAATATGATCAGCCAATATCCTTGATCAGACAAAAGATTTTCCTAAGTAACAAGAACACATTTTATGGAAAATAAACTGCAAGGCTATGAAAATGACAGGGTAGATCTTTGGATTTGGAGATAGAAAATGGTGCAATAAAAAGCAGACAAGGTAAATCAATTGAATGTTTTTCTCATACAAGTGTGCTCACAGGACCTGAAATAAGACCATCAAGGATCACTTCACATAGATGCAAAGAAAAATTACTGCAAAAGGCTTATCGAAGCATGGAAAGCCACCAGGAGAAATGACGTGACTGAATATCGATTAATACTCACTTCAGCACACAATAAACTGAAGACAAAAGAATAGGACAATCCACACAGGACCTTAGATATCAAGACTTGATGGTTATATGCTGTCCTTatggaaaggggaaaaaaacacTACAATGCCACAATGTTTGCACAACAATTATCACCAATAGCCTCTAGTGTGCACcgaagaaaaaagtaaaacaaactCGAAGAAAGAATTTTATAAAAACTGTATGAATGTGATAACGTGACTGGACGAGAAAAGTGGTAAATAGTATTTAATGTCtttaactttttcaattttcatcaGCAATGATGCTATGGAAATCTTTGCCCACCTTTTACTATTGACGATAAGACAGGAAAACTGAAGAAAACATACCCTATTTTGGTCGCTTGGCCAATCCCAACATCAGGCCCCACGATAGCACCTGAACCAAGGTGAACATTCGCCCCAAGCACACTTCCAGAATGAACCACTGCACCAATTTCTACTACCACAGTAGGTTCTACTTTAGCCGAACTATGAATCCAACCACCACCGTTATGCCATTTCTTGAACTCGGAAGAATCCACATCAGTCTTTACTCCTAAATATAGCATCAAAATGCAAACAAGAAGTAAACCTCTGAAATAATTTAGCAGAAGCATCACATGTCAAAAAGACTAATCACCTGAAATGTGGTTTAACCACACAGTAATGCAAGAGAAATGTTGTTATAATGACGAACTTAATGTACATTTGGTTATTGAAGcgttcttaattggatattatcAGTTGTCCTGCTCTTCAAGTGCCACCTTAATTACACTTTTTTTGAGGCACAAAGAACTTAAATCATAGATCTTCACAAGATGATGCAAAACTCATATTTCATCCTTGATCATGCTAATCTCCACCAAACCCGCTTACTGGGATAACTCCCATTAACACAATATCGTAACCAAAAGGAAGATACAAACTGCAACCAAATGAAGTACGAGAAAAACCAACTTTAGAGAGATATAACATGCGTAAAGAAAGAAgtgtgagaaagagaaacaaaacaaatggaTTTTACCTCGTTGGGAATCCCAAGAGAGTGAGGACGAACGGATGTGGCGAATGGGAGGATGACGAACGCTACCGTAGGGACTGCGATTACCATTCGATAGAAAGGGGAGAGTGCGACCCCAAGCAGATGATACGCGCCTgtagagaaggaaagaagaggcTCTgcacatgctctctctctctctctctctctctctctctctgtggagtGGCAAGGGAGGCTCAAAACAAAGAttgcttatttttcatttagCATATTCATCACAGCCTTACACTTTATGGCAAAATCATTCTCTtaactttatttatttcaaattagTCTCCCCCAGTAACTTTTATTAAACCTAACATCAGTTCATGTTTCAGTCGATACCGAGTCCAATCAGTTTTAACATTCATTCTGAATCCTCTTTTAAGCCCAAGAAAACCTCTACGTTTCTGAATTAGTTTGCTTTGAGCTTAAGTTCATCTTGGTCGTACCTTTAACCTGGTAATTCATGtctaaaataataaattttctaACAAATCTCTAAGAAACATTATCAACTTGAGAATACgattgtttattttttggcagATGGAATTGGGGAAGTAAAGCGTATGAGAGAAACCAGTGAATCTGAACTCTGAAGTAGATCACAGCACCTTGTTTCCTTTTTAAAGATTATGTTCTAATCTCAGACAACCTATATATCATGTTTTTTCCAAATGAAAATCTATGTCCCCAGCATTGGTTAATATTGAAACCAAAAAGGCCTAAACTTAGCCTGTATAACGGAAATAAACATTAGAATAGCAAGATGCAATATGTGCAAACCAATGGATATCAATGGATTGTTATGGTGAAGTTGGTTGAGTAGGCAAATGCAACAAGAGCTTGATTAGGAGACtgaccaataaaaaaaaaaaagtagggatgtcaatggatcgaatGTGCATGATTATAAGTTTCAGATTACCATTTGTTTGTATCTGGTAAATAAATCTCGGTTCGATTCGCCAAGTATGTAATATCAACTTTGCCCTAGTcaaactttttaatatataaatgtcaTATCTTATGCCAGTCAAATTCAATGTTGGTTTTAAACATTAAGTTCCATGCTAAGTTTAATTCAACACAAAtatatctcaatcaaatcaaacTATGACAATAGTTGGACAACACTCAAATTGCACCATTGGCGTCAGTAGGGATATGTTTGATAAGCTTGGATCTCATATCTAAGGTTACCACAGATTTTAAAACCATGGATATGTGGTTAGTCCCCTCTCTTTCAAACCATAAATCTGTAATTTTCACAAGgtcatgtaaaattgaaaacACTGGTTAAAAAATTCATTGTTTGTTTAAGTTGTGGGATTAGCTTAGATTAAAAATCAGTCTCCAATCTCATGTATGAAGCTATCAAACATagcataaaaattttatttggaagTGTCTATTTGCCTCAATTGTGAGATGTGAGGTGGTACGAAATCAACGGGAACATCAAATTCGAGGATTTGAGGCCAGACATCCTACTATCTAACCTCAAAAAATATGAGGTTTTTTCTTTATACGAGAAGATCTCAAATCCTCATGCTTGCATAACAGTACAATCTAAGTCATATGGGTACCTGTATGAAGACATAGATACAAACACggtaactttagaaaatgtgggtacaAAAGTACGACAtgatatgtatatgtatgtaccCAAAATgacacaacaaaaatgaaaataaaagcaacatttaaataatcaaactagtttaaataaaaacattgcaTATTAATAAACtataaaaacagaaagaaaactaAGCTGAAAAACATCGAATCacataaaattaagcagttttgATCTAAAAAATACCCAATTGTATTAAAGTACACACTTTATGTATAGGTACGACCACATGGGTAGGTGGACTTTATTTAAGTATGTGACTTAGAGTACAATCAAGTGTTTGTTTACTTTATTATTTATGAGATTTATACACCCTTAAATAACAATTGGTGGGAAAGGGGAAAGCATTACATGTTATTTGTCATAGAGTAGAAAAAAATACATGGGGACGAAGGGTTGCAAAGCTGTCCTTTATAAGTCATCCACTTATTTGCATATGTTATCAAGTAATGCACATATCAAGAGAACTACTGAACAAGTTAGAAGAATAGACACGAATAATCGTAGCATCTCTTGTTACGTGTGACACAAGTACAACAAAATGTGATGGACATGTTTGAATTAGGTACATAAGGCGGACAAAGTTAATTAGTTTATTTTCGAGTATatattttgcttaaaatttagaaacaaaatttatgtattttttccaataaaagcTAACATGAACACTGAACTGTTTGTATCAGAATAATACCACtacatgcatatttttttttcaatatacattCACTCACTAAATTGCATTTCTCCTTTTATAAGTGACATATTAATTATGAATAAGAGGAGATAAAAGCGTAATCTAGTGGGTGATCGATAAAACATACATAATACATTGCAGAAATGGTTCTCCTTTCTGAAATTGGGTAAAAAGTATgttcgaaaaaagaaaattgacaaaaaaaaaatcttacgAAAGGACCGTTTACTTTTGGGTAAATACCTAAAACAGGCTCGTGTCATTTGTTCCGTACAGCTGCTGCAATAGAATGAAGAAGGCGGTTAAACTAAAGAAAAGAGATCCACGAcacttctctctctcaaccCTAGCTTTCTGGCCGGCTTCCTGCTGAGTTTCTCCGGCTACCGGCGCATCCGGCGGGCGGGACGTCGTGCCCCCAAGACCACCAGGTACCTCTCTGTCCGTGGGCGCTTGGCTGTTCTTCTTCGTTGAAATTTGTTTCCCGCCTGATTACTGgtgcctctttttctttctaagctAGCGAGAGGGAGCGACATAAATGGATCGTGATTGGGGTTCGAAGCCGGGAAGCGGCGGAGCCGCTTCCGCGCAAAATGAAGCAATCGACAGAAGGGAGC harbors:
- the LOC116257027 gene encoding probable UDP-3-O-acylglucosamine N-acyltransferase 2, mitochondrial isoform X2 gives rise to the protein MCRASSFLLYRRVSSAWGRTLPFLSNGNRSPYGSVRHPPIRHIRSSSLSWDSQRGVKTDVDSSEFKKWHNGGGWIHSSAKVEPTVVVEIGAVVHSGSVLGANVHLGSGAIVGPDVGIGQATKIGYNASLCNCSIGDHCIIHNGVSVGQDGFGFDVVEGRMLKKPQLLHARIGNHVEIGANSCIDRGSWRDTIIGDHSKIDNLVQVRLAANSCVTKSINEPGDYGGFPAVPIREWRKQIAKIRQITKMPQSPK
- the LOC116257027 gene encoding probable UDP-3-O-acylglucosamine N-acyltransferase 2, mitochondrial isoform X1; the encoded protein is MCRASSFLLYRRVSSAWGRTLPFLSNGNRSPYGSVRHPPIRHIRSSSLSWDSQRGVKTDVDSSEFKKWHNGGGWIHSSAKVEPTVVVEIGAVVHSGSVLGANVHLGSGAIVGPDVGIGQATKIGYNASLCNCSIGDHCIIHNGVSVGQDGFGFDVVEGRMLKKPQLLHARIGNHVEIGANSCIDRGSWRDTIIGDHSKIDNLVQIGHNVVIGRCCMLCGQVGIAGSVTLEDYVTLGGRVAVRDHVSIVSKVRLAANSCVTKSINEPGDYGGFPAVPIREWRKQIAKIRQITKMPQSPK